The nucleotide window ATTTTGAAAAAATATATAGATGAAAATCTTAAAAATGATGATTTTTCTGAAAATCTGAAGTTTAAGTGGCCAAATGACATTTACTATCAAGACAAAAAAATATGCGGAATTTTATGTGAAAAAATAAGAGAAAACATAATAATAGGAATAGGAATAAACATAAATAATAATGATTTCGGTATATTTCAGGAAAGGGCAGTTTCTCTTTCGGAAATATGCGGGATAAAGTTTTCTGTAGAAGAAATAATAAAAGAAATTGTTTTTTTGTTTGAAAAAGAATTTACAAACCTGAATAAGGAATGGGAAAGAATACTTGAGAAGATAAATGAAAAAAGCTATTTAAAAGATAAAATAATAAAAATAAAAAAAGAAAATAAATTGGGAGAAAAAATATACAGATTTCTCCGTATAGACAGAGCAGGAAAAATTTGTCTAATAGGAAAAGGGGATACAGAAGAATCAAAATTTGAATCGCTTGATTTTGAAGTGATTTTGTAAACTCAATATATAGTGATATAGTTTTTATAAATTACAAAGATATAGAGATGAAAAATTTTTTTCAAAATTTTTTCAGAAATATCTTGACAAAGGGTAATAAATTTGGTAATATAATTTTTGTCAATTACGGGAGTGTAGTTGGCGAGGACAATGAAAACATGAGAAGAAGAAGCAAAGATGTGAAAAGATGAAATAATGGTGAAATAAAGGAAATATAGAGATATATTGAATGAAGAGTTTGATCCTGGCTCAGGATGAACGCTGACAGAATGCTTAACACATGCAAGTCGATGGGGAAGAATTAACTTGTTAATTTGGTAACCATGGCGGACGGGTGAGTAACGCGTAAAGAACTTACCTTTCAGACTGGGATAACAGAGGGAAACTTCTGATAAGACCGGATATAATTAATTGATTGCATGAGAGATTAATGAAAAGAGATGCTGAAAGAGAGCTTTGCGTCCTATTAGCTAGTTGGTAAGGTAATGGCTTACCAAGGCGATGATAGGTAGCCGGCCTGAGAGGGTGGACGGCCACAAGGGGACTGAGATACGGCCCTTACTCTTACGGGAGGCAGCAGTGGGGAATATTGGACAATGGAGGAGACTCTGATCCAGCAATTCTGTGTGCACGAAGAAGGTTTTCGGATTGTAAAGTGCTTTCAGTGGGGAAGAAGGAAGTGACGGTACCCACAGAAGAAGCGACGGCTAAATACGTGCCAGCAGCCGCGGTAATACGTATGTCGCGAGCGTTATCCGGAATTATTGGGCATAAAGGGCATCTAGGCGGACGATCAAGTCAGGGGTGAAAACTTGCGGCTCAACTGTAAGCTTGCCTTTGAAACTGATTGTCTAGAGTATTGGAAAGGTGGGCGGAACTACACGAGTAGAGGTGAAATTCGTAGATATGTGTAGGAATGCCGATGATGAAGATAGCTCACTGGACGATAACTGACGCTGAAGTGCGAAAGCTAGGGGAGCGAACAGGATTAGATACCCTGGTAGTCCTAGCTGTAAACGATGATCACTGGGTGTGGGCAGGAAGACTGTCTGTGCCGAAGCAAATGCGATAAGTGATCCGCCTGGGGAGTACGACCGCAAGGTTGAAACTCAAAGGAATTGACGGGGACCCGCACAAGCGGTGGAGCATGTGGTTTAATTCGACGCAACGCGAGGAACCTTACCAGATCTTGACATCCTACGAACATGTATGAGGATACATGGTGCCTTCGGGAACGTAGAGACAGGTGGTGCATGGCTGTCGACAGCTCGTGTCGTGAGATGTTGGGTTAAGTCCCGCAACGAGCGCAACCCTTATCGTTAGTTACCATCATTAAGTTGGGGACTCTAGCGAGACTGCCTGCGAAGAGCAGGAGGAAGGTGGGGATGACGTCAAGTCATCATGCCCCTTATGATCTGGGCTACACACGTGCTACAATGGGCAGTACAAAGAGGAGCGAGATAGTGATATGGAGCGAATCTTGAAAGCTGTTCTAAGTTCGGATTGAAGTCTGCAACTCGACTTCATGAAGTTGGAATCGCTAGTAATCGCAAATCAGCAATGTTGCGGTGAATACGTTCTCGGGTCTTGTACACACCGCCCGTCACACCACGAGAGTTGTTTGCACCTGAAGTTACTGGTCTAACTTAGGAGGAAGGTACCTAAGGTGTGAATAGTGATTGGGGTGAAGTCGTAACAAGGTATCCGTACCGGAAGGTGCGGATGGATCACCTCCTTTCTAAGGAGAAAAGAAAACATCTTTCTTCTTCTTGTGTTTAAAAGCTTTAAGGGATTGAGGGCGTGTAGCTCAGGTGGTTAGAGCACTGTGCTGATAACGCAGGGGTCACTGGTTCGAGTCCAGTCATGCCCACCAAGGTTTTTTAAAGGTGATTGTATGGGGATATAGCTCAGTTGGGAGAGCGCTGCCCTTGCAAGGCAGAGGTCAGCGGTTCGAACCCGCTTATCTCCACCAAGAGTGAAAAAAGGACAATGAGAAATGAATAGTAGGTAAAAGAGTTACAATGAAAAAAGCGAAATAAGGGCACACGGAGGATGCCTAGGCAACTAAAGCCGAAGAAGGACGTGATAAGCTGCGAAAAGCTATGTTAAGGTGCAAGTAACCGCAATAGACATAGATATCCGAATGGGAGAACCTGTATACTGGGAGAGTATACACGAGAGAGGTAAGTCCGTGAACTGAAACATCTAAGTAGCGGGAGGAAAAGAAAGTAAAAACGATTCTCTAAGTAGCGGCGAGCGAACGGGGAAGAGCCTAAACCATGTATGTGTAGAAGTTGGCGACGTTGCATATATGGGGTAGAGGGATATAGAATGAACAGATAGCCATAAAGTTTAAGTTATGTTGTATGAAGCGGAATTAGTTGGGAAGCTAAACCGAAGAAGGTGACAGTCCTGTATAGTGTAAGTATGATATAATGATAGATATAATCCCGAGTAGCATCGAACACGAGGAATTTGGTGTGAATCAGCGTGGACCAAATCACGTAAGGCTAAATACTTTAGTTGACCGATAGAGGAGAGTACCGTGAGGGAAAGGTGAAAAGAACCCTGAGCAAGGGAGTGAAAAAGAATTTGAAACCGTGTGCTTACAAGCGGTAGGAGCACAGAAATGTGTGACTGCGTGGATTTTGGTTAATCATCCTGCGAGTTATGATATGTGGCGAGGTTAAGTAAGCGGAGCCGAAGGAAACCGAGTCTTAATAGGGCGACAAGTCGCATATCATAGACGCGAAACCTAGTGATCTAGGCCTGTCCAGGTTGAAGCTGGGGTAAGACTCAGTGGAGGACCGAACTCACCGCCGTTGAAAAGTTGGGAGATGAGATAGGTTTAGGGTGAAAAGCCAATCGAGCGCAGGAATAGCTCGTTCTCTCCGAAATGCATTTAGGTGCAGCCTTAATTTAGATATGTGGGGGTAGAGCACTGTATGATCAGGGGCATATAGCTTACCGAAATCAAGCAAACTACGAATACCATATATTGATGATTAGGAGTGAGTCTATGGATGACAAGGTCCATGGACGAGAGGGAAACAACCCAGACCACCGGCTAAGGTCCCAAATTATGTCTAAGTGGGAAAGGAGGTGGATATTCATAGACAACCAGGAGGTTGGCTTAGAAGCAGCCATACCTTAAAAGAGTGCGTAATAGCTCACTGGTCGAGAGTATCTGCGCCGAAGATATAACGGGCTAAGACATAAACCGAAGCTGTGGAATTAGAGTAATCTAATTGGTAGGAGAGCGTTCTGTAGGCCGAAGAAGGTGTACTGGAAGGTATATTGGAGGTATCAGAAGTGAGAATGCAGGAATGAGTAGCGAGAAGGATGGTGAGAATCCATCCGGCCGGAAGTCCAAGGTTTCCAGGGGAAGGTTTGTCCGCCCTGGGGGAGTCGGGACCTAAGCAGAGGCTAAGGAGCGTATGCGAATGGAAAATAGGTTAATATTCCT belongs to Pseudoleptotrichia goodfellowii and includes:
- a CDS encoding biotin--[acetyl-CoA-carboxylase] ligase; amino-acid sequence: MKFTVFEEIDSTNDYLRKNHKIEEFEVIIAKRQTAGRGKRGRVWISDEGAALFSFSVKDKENLQEKITIFSGYTVYEILKKYIDENLKNDDFSENLKFKWPNDIYYQDKKICGILCEKIRENIIIGIGININNNDFGIFQERAVSLSEICGIKFSVEEIIKEIVFLFEKEFTNLNKEWERILEKINEKSYLKDKIIKIKKENKLGEKIYRFLRIDRAGKICLIGKGDTEESKFESLDFEVIL